In Paenibacillus durus, the DNA window GATAACATTAACATCCGCAGAAGTCCCCCGGGCGATCATACCCATCAGCGTACTTTTACCTACGCCTGAGCCTGCAAAAATTCCGACCCGCTGCCCCTTGCCAATCGTTAGCAGTCCGTCGATCGCCCGCACTCCGATGCTGATCGGTTCCTGTACTCTGGGCCTGTTAAGCGGATTAGTAGGGATATTGAAAGTTGAACTGTACGGCATGCGAGCCGGTATAAGCGAACCGTCAAGAGGCTGTCCAAGACCATCGAGCACCTTGCCGAGCAGTTCGGAACCCACCTGCACGTTGAGCGGTTTACCCGTACCTACCACATCACAGCCGGGTCCAACCGCTTGCAGCTCGCCTAGCGGCATAAGCAGTACCTTATTATCGCGAAAGCCGACGACCTCCGCCTTGAGCGGTCTGCTGCCCTTGGCAGGATAGATATAGCAAACGTCACCTATACTGGCATCCGGCCCTTCCGACTCGACCATCAGCCCGATAACCTGAGTTACCTTGCCGTTAATTCTGACGGGATCGATACTACGCAGCTGCTCTTTGTATTTCTGGGTGTCAAGCATTACCTTCCCCATTTCTCTGCCCAACATTATCCAGCGCCACCCTAATCAGTTCCTTCTTAATCTCTTCGAGCTGGGTGTCGATCCTTGCGTCCACGCTTCCAAGTGAAGAACGTATCACGCATCCATGGTCCTTCACCGTCGAGTCGGGCAAAATCTGAAGTTCAGCCTGCGAATCAATAGCCAATGAAAGTTCTTCGCGTGCCGCGTTAACAAAAGTGAACTGTTTAGGGTTTACGCATAGAGAGATGATCCCCTGCTCCCTCTTACGGGCCAGGTTTCTCTTGATGAGATCAATTGTAAACGCCGGTTCAACCGTTAACTGCTTCTCCACAATTTTCTCGGCGATATCGCAGCTCAGTTCAACGAGAAAAGGCTCAGCTTCCTGAATGATCACATCACGCGCTTTATAGGCTTCTAACAAAACGGCTTGAGCCTCTTCCATTACCTTCACTAGCTTTGCCTTCATTTCTTCTTCAGCCTGCAGCAAACCCTCATTGTAGCCTTGACTATAAGCTTCTGCCTTGACCGCTTCGGTTAGGTGTTCATCCTGCTCCCTGCGGCTGCGCCACCATTCTTCGGCTTCACTATGCGCTCTCTCAATGATGTGTTCAGCCTCAAGTGAGGCACTCCGCACCTGTTCTTCGGCAAACTCCTTAGCGTCGCGCAGCATTTGTTTGCATGTCTGCTCGGCCGCCTCGCGAGCGGAATCGCCATGTTGCGTTTCGCTATTTTCCTCTGATTGGGTTTCTTCTTCGGCTAGACCGGCATGCTGCCGGGCCAGCTCCAATCTCTTGAGTGCTTCAACAGGTACATATTGGGAGTGTTTGATCAACCTAGACAATAATGTCATCTCCTCCACCGCGGGCTATGATGATTTCACCTGACTCTTCCAGCCTTCGAATGGTACTCACAATACGGGTTTGAGCTTCCTCTACATCACGAAGCCGCACCGGGCCCATGTATTCCATTTCTTCCCTGAATGTTTCCGCCATACGTTTGGACATATTCCGGAAAATGACATCGCGGACTTCTTCGCTCGCTACCTTAAGCGCAAGCTGCAAATCCGCATTCTCGATATCGCGGATAATGCGCTGGATGGAACGGTTGTCCACATTGACGATATCCTCGAATACGAACATCCGCTTCTTGATTTCTTCCGCCAGTTCAGGATCCTGAATTTCAAGTGAATCCAGGATAGTTCGCTCTGTCCCCCGGTCGACGCCATTCAGTATCTGTACGATCGACTCGATGCCGCCTGCATTTGTATAATCCTGAGTAACGGTTGCGGACAGCTTTTGCTCCAGAACTTTCTCAATCTGGGAAATGACCTCCGGAGAGGTGCTGTCCATAACAGCAATTCTTCTAGCAACCTCAGCCTGCTTCTCTTGCGGCAAAGAAGAAAGAATTGCAGCCGCCTGTTCAAATTGAAGGTACGATAGGACAAGGGCGATGGTCTGCACAT includes these proteins:
- the fliG gene encoding flagellar motor switch protein FliG, encoding MVKAAQQGLSGRQKAAILLITLGPEVSAQIFKHLRDEEIEQLTLEIANVRKVDSGEKELILSEFHQICLAQEYISQGGINYAKEILEKALGQQKALEVINRLTATLQVRPFDFARKADPNQILNFIQNENVQTIALVLSYLQFEQAAAILSSLPQEKQAEVARRIAVMDSTSPEVISQIEKVLEQKLSATVTQDYTNAGGIESIVQILNGVDRGTERTILDSLEIQDPELAEEIKKRMFVFEDIVNVDNRSIQRIIRDIENADLQLALKVASEEVRDVIFRNMSKRMAETFREEMEYMGPVRLRDVEEAQTRIVSTIRRLEESGEIIIARGGGDDIIV
- a CDS encoding FliH/SctL family protein, coding for MSRLIKHSQYVPVEALKRLELARQHAGLAEEETQSEENSETQHGDSAREAAEQTCKQMLRDAKEFAEEQVRSASLEAEHIIERAHSEAEEWWRSRREQDEHLTEAVKAEAYSQGYNEGLLQAEEEMKAKLVKVMEEAQAVLLEAYKARDVIIQEAEPFLVELSCDIAEKIVEKQLTVEPAFTIDLIKRNLARKREQGIISLCVNPKQFTFVNAAREELSLAIDSQAELQILPDSTVKDHGCVIRSSLGSVDARIDTQLEEIKKELIRVALDNVGQRNGEGNA